TAACGTTGGTGAGCGCTGTTGTAACGCATTTTACGCCCCAGTCAACACCCTCACCAAATTCATTTCACTTTTCGTGGAAAACCCTCATTAAGGTCATAAATTCGTGATTTCAAATCCGAATAGAGAAGCGATCACGGCGTGTTTCCACGGCACGTTTCAATCTCTGGCTCTCTGTCCATCTGGAATCGACCTGAGCGGAAGAAAGCCTGCTTGCCCGATCTCCAAGTGCAAAGGTGGATAAATAGGGATATTGGCATCATCTTTGAAATCGGCATGCTAAAGCTGGGTCTGAAGAAGTGTTCAAGCCATATCGCGACAGCGTGATTGGACAAGGCTATCTCTGCCCCCTAAGCAGGAAACCACGCTTTGAAAGTATGAAGTCGAGAATTTGGTATTTTGCAATTGAAGGAGCTAGGAAATGAATTTTGATGTATCGATCACCGGCGCGATTCTCGCTGGCTTCATCTCCTTTATTTCCCCTTGCGTTCTTCCGTTGGTGCCACCTTATCTTTGCTATATCGCTGGCGTGAGCATGGATGAGTTCACCGGTAACGAAAACAAACAACGCGCGGCGACTCGCATTTTCATTTCCGCTCTGGCCTTCGTTTTGGGTTTTACGACCATCTTTGTGCTGCTGGGAGCGGGGGCCTCGGCGATAGGACAATATCTCAAGCTCTACTCGGGTTTCTTTTCCTATGTTGCTGGCGCCATCATTATCATCATGGGTCTACATTTTCTCGGCGTGTTCCGCTTGGCCTTCCTTTACCGTGAAGCGCGCGTAAACGTTCAAAAGAAGCCGGCAGGGATCATTGGCGCCTATCTGATCGGGCTTGCCTTTGCCTTTGGTTGGACCCCCTGCATCGGCCCCGTTCTAGCAACGATTCTGGCGGTAGCTGGCACAGAAGAAAATGTTCAACGCGGCATGATACTCCTGACCGCCTACAGCCTTGGCCTTGGCGTACCATTCCTGCTCGCCGCGCTCTTTGCCGGGCAGTTCATGAGCACCATGCAGCGCTTTCGCAAACATATGGGAACCGTTGAAAAGGTCATGGGCGCCTTGTTGGTCCTGACGGGTATCCTTTTCATCACCGG
This genomic window from uncultured Cohaesibacter sp. contains:
- a CDS encoding cytochrome c biogenesis protein CcdA, with translation MNFDVSITGAILAGFISFISPCVLPLVPPYLCYIAGVSMDEFTGNENKQRAATRIFISALAFVLGFTTIFVLLGAGASAIGQYLKLYSGFFSYVAGAIIIIMGLHFLGVFRLAFLYREARVNVQKKPAGIIGAYLIGLAFAFGWTPCIGPVLATILAVAGTEENVQRGMILLTAYSLGLGVPFLLAALFAGQFMSTMQRFRKHMGTVEKVMGALLVLTGILFITGQVQNAAFWLQEMLPALNSIG